In Stenotrophomonas sp. 610A2, one DNA window encodes the following:
- the sbcB gene encoding exodeoxyribonuclease I, whose translation MAESFLFYDLETFGQDPRRTRIAQFAAVRTDANLKVIDEPVSFYVQPADDLLPSPIATLITGITPQHALAEGVSEAEAFARINELMSKPQTCTLGYNTLRFDDEFVRYGLFRNFHDPYEREWRSGNSRWDLLDMLRLVHALRPDGVNWPKREDGATSFKLEHLALANDVREGDAHEALSDVYATIGMAKRFREAQPRMWDYALRLRDKRYVGSLLDVVAMEPVLHISMRYPASRLCAAPVLPLARHPHINNRVIVFDLEGDIEPLLELSVEEITARLYTRAADLPEGQQRIPLKEVHLNKVPALVAWNHLRHADFERLDIDPAVIEAKAEKLRALAPQLAEKARQVFARERTNDGPIDADASLYDGFLAEGDKGLLSKVRTAPPDALAELEQRFRDPRLPELLFRYRARNHPQTLDATARSRWDAYRQQRFTIPGMAEQTLPEYVAQIAELREEHKDNPASLALLDALDQWGHSLQDTP comes from the coding sequence ATGGCAGAGAGCTTCCTGTTCTATGACCTGGAAACCTTTGGCCAGGACCCGCGCCGCACCCGCATCGCCCAGTTCGCCGCGGTACGCACCGATGCCAATCTGAAAGTCATCGACGAGCCGGTCAGCTTCTACGTCCAGCCGGCCGACGACCTGCTGCCCTCGCCGATTGCCACGCTGATCACCGGCATCACCCCGCAGCATGCGTTGGCCGAAGGTGTCAGCGAGGCCGAGGCCTTCGCCCGCATCAACGAGTTGATGAGCAAGCCGCAGACCTGCACGCTTGGCTACAACACGCTGCGGTTCGATGATGAATTCGTGCGTTACGGCCTGTTCCGCAACTTCCACGATCCCTATGAGCGCGAGTGGCGCAGCGGCAACTCGCGCTGGGACCTGCTCGACATGCTGCGGCTGGTGCACGCACTGCGCCCGGACGGCGTCAACTGGCCCAAGCGCGAAGACGGCGCCACCTCGTTCAAGCTCGAACACCTGGCGTTGGCCAATGACGTGCGCGAGGGCGATGCCCACGAGGCGCTGTCCGACGTCTACGCCACCATAGGCATGGCAAAACGCTTCCGTGAAGCGCAGCCGCGCATGTGGGACTACGCATTGCGCCTGCGCGACAAGCGCTACGTCGGCAGCCTGCTCGACGTGGTGGCGATGGAGCCGGTGCTGCACATCTCAATGCGCTACCCGGCCAGCCGCCTGTGCGCCGCGCCGGTGCTGCCACTGGCGCGCCACCCACACATCAACAACCGGGTGATCGTGTTCGATCTGGAAGGCGATATCGAGCCGCTGCTGGAGCTGTCGGTGGAAGAAATCACCGCGCGCTTGTACACCCGCGCGGCCGATCTGCCCGAAGGCCAGCAACGCATTCCGCTGAAGGAAGTGCACCTCAACAAGGTGCCGGCACTGGTTGCCTGGAACCACCTGCGCCATGCCGACTTCGAGCGCCTGGACATCGACCCGGCAGTGATTGAGGCCAAGGCCGAAAAGCTGCGCGCGCTCGCCCCGCAACTGGCCGAGAAGGCTCGTCAGGTGTTCGCCCGTGAACGTACGAACGATGGCCCGATCGACGCCGATGCCTCGCTGTACGATGGCTTCCTTGCCGAAGGCGACAAGGGCCTGCTCAGCAAGGTGCGCACCGCCCCGCCGGACGCATTGGCCGAGCTGGAACAGCGCTTCCGCGATCCGCGCCTGCCCGAGCTGCTGTTCCGCTACCGTGCCCGCAACCATCCGCAAACGCTGGACGCGACCGCACGCTCACGTTGGGACGCATATCGTCAGCAACGTTTCACCATTCCTGGCATGGCCGAGCAGACCTTGCCGGAATACGTCGCGCAGATTGCCGAATTGCGCGAGGAACACAAGGACAACCCGGCTTCGCTGGCCCTGCTTGATGCACTGGACCAGTGGGGCCACAGCCTGCAGGACACACCATGA
- a CDS encoding DUF2461 domain-containing protein, with protein sequence MTQYFSDASFKFLRGLARHNDKTWFAEHKQQYEDHVRQPFLRLITDLQPDLSEVSTHFQADPRTVGGSLFRIYRDSRFSHDKAPYKTWQGARLFHERRKQVPAPSYYIHLAPGESFVGAGIWHPEPDVQRRLRQFILDNPGSWKAAAHAPATRKRYEFESSEKLVRPPRGFPADFEFIDDLKHRNWVLWRSLDDEVMTGPRLRQTLAKDLAALGPFVDYLCAALDLEF encoded by the coding sequence ATGACCCAGTATTTCAGCGACGCCAGCTTCAAGTTCCTGCGCGGGCTGGCCCGCCACAACGACAAGACCTGGTTTGCCGAGCACAAGCAGCAGTACGAGGACCATGTACGCCAGCCCTTCCTGCGCCTGATCACCGACCTGCAGCCCGACCTGAGCGAGGTCAGCACGCATTTCCAGGCCGATCCGCGCACCGTTGGCGGCTCGCTGTTCCGCATCTACCGTGATTCGCGCTTCTCCCACGACAAAGCACCCTACAAGACCTGGCAGGGTGCACGCCTGTTCCATGAGCGCCGCAAGCAGGTGCCGGCGCCGTCGTATTACATCCACCTGGCACCGGGCGAGAGCTTTGTTGGTGCTGGTATTTGGCACCCGGAACCGGACGTACAGCGCCGCCTGCGTCAGTTCATCCTCGACAACCCCGGCAGCTGGAAGGCCGCCGCGCATGCGCCGGCCACGCGCAAGCGCTACGAGTTCGAATCCAGCGAGAAGCTGGTACGGCCACCGCGCGGTTTCCCGGCCGACTTCGAGTTCATCGACGACCTCAAGCACCGCAATTGGGTGCTGTGGCGCTCGCTGGACGACGAGGTGATGACCGGCCCGCGCCTGCGCCAGACCCTGGCCAAGGACCTGGCCGCACTCGGTCCGTTCGTCGACTACCTATGCGCCGCGCTGGACCTGGAGTTCTGA
- a CDS encoding DUF2939 domain-containing protein: MKKWILPAVIAALVLLGAYVIGGPYLAIRGISQAIEQRDTGKLARHVDFGAVRVNIKAQLNDYVVRRAGTAVQSSLLGQVALGVAGNLTGASVDTFVTPLGIAALLQGDSLWKRAIGDTVGGDTWAPPSPAKPLANTTGHYESLSRYTATTHLEDGREVVFVLSRQGLRWRLTNIVLPLGQAPG, translated from the coding sequence ATGAAGAAGTGGATACTGCCCGCCGTCATCGCTGCACTAGTGCTGCTGGGCGCTTACGTGATCGGAGGCCCCTATCTGGCAATCCGCGGCATCAGCCAGGCCATCGAGCAACGCGACACCGGCAAGCTCGCGCGCCATGTCGACTTCGGTGCGGTGCGGGTCAACATCAAGGCCCAGCTCAACGACTATGTGGTGCGACGTGCTGGCACCGCCGTGCAGTCCAGTCTTCTTGGCCAGGTAGCATTGGGTGTGGCCGGCAACCTCACTGGCGCCAGCGTCGATACCTTCGTCACCCCGCTGGGCATTGCCGCCCTACTGCAAGGCGACAGCCTGTGGAAGCGGGCCATCGGTGACACCGTCGGTGGTGACACATGGGCACCGCCATCGCCGGCCAAGCCACTGGCCAATACCACCGGCCATTACGAATCGCTGTCGCGCTACACCGCCACCACCCATCTGGAGGATGGCCGCGAAGTCGTGTTCGTGCTCAGTCGCCAGGGGCTGCGCTGGCGGCTGACCAATATCGTGCTGCCGCTGGGACAGGCGCCGGGCTGA
- a CDS encoding SRPBCC family protein: MTSIHLQVWIDAPLATVYSGLASAEGLSHWWIPHQQSLIDGDTVISHNPGSGHGVVALKLLEIIPERCIRWEVISRHPPQSPASAWTGTEIRFDLSRRASPGAWRGLPHEGEPMTVLEFHHLGWNGDSEYLGFCSQAWAETLVLLRRWAEARSPAHS, from the coding sequence ATGACCAGCATCCACCTGCAAGTCTGGATCGATGCCCCGCTGGCCACCGTCTACAGCGGCCTGGCCAGCGCCGAGGGACTGAGTCACTGGTGGATACCGCACCAGCAATCGCTCATCGACGGCGACACCGTGATCAGCCACAACCCCGGCTCCGGCCATGGCGTGGTCGCGCTGAAGCTGCTGGAGATCATTCCCGAGCGCTGTATCCGCTGGGAAGTGATCAGCCGTCACCCGCCACAAAGCCCGGCCTCGGCCTGGACTGGCACCGAGATCCGTTTCGACCTGTCACGCCGGGCCAGCCCCGGCGCCTGGCGCGGTCTTCCGCATGAAGGCGAGCCGATGACCGTACTGGAGTTCCATCATCTGGGCTGGAACGGCGACAGCGAATACCTTGGCTTCTGCAGCCAGGCCTGGGCCGAGACACTGGTACTGTTGCGGCGCTGGGCCGAAGCGCGCAGCCCAGCACACAGCTGA